Part of the Sporomusa termitida genome, TATATCACGGCCAGAGATGGTGCAAAGCCACTGATTGTGACTACCGATGCCCGTAAGTATGCCAATACGGTTTCCTACGGCCGGCTTCGCCGGGAAATAACTGATACCGGCAGGCCATGCCTGCTCTTATTTGGTACTGGCTGGGGCATGGAGAATTCAGTAATGGAGCAGTTTGATTATATACTGGAACCTATTTATGGACCGGGAAGCTACAATCATTTGCCTGTACGCGCAGCGGCAGCCATCATTCTTGACCGCTTGCTTGGTGAAACCTGGTGGGAAAATGATTAAATTACAAGCATTTTAGTTTGAGTTACCGGGTAATATGTGGTATACTATTTTTTGTGTAATACAGGCGGTCCTCTGCCCAGGGGTATGAACGTCTGATATAAGGAGGACATAAAGTGAATATTATTCAGATTTTGGAACAGGAACAACTCCGGCAGGATATTCCGTCTTTTAAGGCCGGCGACACCGTGCGCGTGCATGTAAAGGTTGTTGAGGGAACCCGTGAACGTATTCAGGTTTTCGAAGGTGTGGTAATCAAGCGCCAGGGTACCGGTGTACGCGAAACCTTTACGGTAAGACGTGTTTCCTACAACGTTGGCGTAGAGCGTACCTTTCCGGTACATTCGCCGCGTATTGACAAGATTGAAGTTATGCGTCGCGGCATTGTTCGCAGAGCCAAGCTTTATTATCTGCGCAACCTTACCGGTAAAGCCGCCCGTATCCGGGAAAAACGCTAAATGCAAGAGCGTTCAGGGACTGATTTCAGTCCCTTTTCTTCATATCTATTAGATAAATTAAAGGCATGCCAATACCGAAAGGAGGCGGGCTGTGAGCAGTACCAACTTGGGTGAAGAAATAAAAGACTGGATCATCTCTATTCTCATCGCCATAGTTCTGGCTTTTTTTATCCGGTATTTTATTGTGGAGCTGTATATGGTCGAAGGACCGTCCATGCGGCCGACACTGGTAAATGGCGAACGGCTTATTGTTAATAAATTTATTTACCGGTTTAAAACCCCCGAACGGGGCGAAGTGCTGGTATTCCGTTATCCCCGTGACCCCAGCCGCGATTTTATTAAACGTGTAATCGCCGTAGCCGGGGATACTGTCGAGATAAAAGATGGCAGGGTGTTTGTTAACGGACAGCTTTTAAATGAGTCTTATATCTTGGAACGCACCCGTGGTTCCTACCCGGCGGCCACAGTGCCCGAAGGGCACGTCTATGTAATGGGCGATAACCGTAATAACTCTGAGGACAGCCGCTTTAAAGATGTCGGCTTTGTGTCCCTCGAATTAATTAAAGGCAAAGCAGTTATGGTTTTTTGGCCGATTGACCACATAAAAACATTACCGTAGCTGTACACTATAGTATCCGGTTGCTTAGGTAAGGAGTTGACTTAATGCACATTCACTGGTTTCCCGGTCATATGGCCAAAGCGCAGCGGATGATCCGTGAACAGTTAAGTCTTATTGATGTTGTCATTGAGCTGTTAGACGCACGTATTCCAGTAAGCAGTGCGAATCCGGTTATAACCGAGCTTGTTGGCACAAAACCCAGGGTGGTGGCGCTCAATAAGTCAGACCTGGCGGAGCCGGCGCGTACGGCTGAGTGGCTGCAGCATTTCCGCGGCCGGGGATTTACCACCGCCCTGTTAGATGCTGCCAGTGGCAAGGGGTCTAAGGAATTGGTAAACAGGGTTGAGGCCGAAGCCGGTGAGAAGCTGGCCAGGCTGATGGCCAAAGGGATTAAGGGCCGGGCTGTCCGGGCTATGATTCTGGGTATCCCGAATGTGGGAAAATCTTCGCTCATTAACCGGCTGCTTGGTACCGCAACGGCGAAAACCGGTGACAAACCCGGCGTAACACGGGGACAGCAATGGCTTAAGGTGGGTAAGAATCTTGAGTTATTAGATACTCCCGGCGTTTTATGGCCCAGAATGGATGATCAGGAGGTCGCCTTTAAATTAGCCGTTACAGGTGCGATTAAAGATGATATCTATGATATGGAAAAGGTTATCCTGAAACTTTTATGCATTCTCAGAGAACAGTATGCTAACCGTCTATGTGAGCGGTATAAACTGAGTGAAGCCGGATTGCCGGCGGAAGCCGGTGAACTCCTGACTTTGATAGGGACTAAACGGGGTTGTCTGAAGGTCGGCGGGATTGTTGATCACGACAAAGTCAGAAGAATCATTCTGACTGACTTTCGTGCAGGCAAGCTTGGCCAGTTTACACTTGATCATCCTGATCAGCTGACTGCAGATTAATTTGATAAGACCGGTAACTGAACGGCATTTGTGCCCCGGTTATCCAATGAACGGCTAGTGATTTGCGGCCGTTCTATTATTTTTTCACTTGCACTGAGGCCCGGCGAACGCCGTGTTTGCTTGCCCTAAGCCAAGTTTTCTAAACTGGCAGGCAGGATTAGTTGAATCTATAGAGAATAAGTAAAGCAGCTTTAGCGGGGAGGGCGTAGCGTGGATACAAGACAGATGACCGTGGCCCAGATTACGACATTATTGTCGCAGCCTGATCTTTCACTACATATAACAAACAGCCTTAAAACCGATGTCCGCCTTTCGGTACAACGCCTTGTGGACAGGTGGGAAGCCCGTTGTCTGGCTGAACAACGGGAACGGAAGCGGGTTCAGGCCTTATATAAATACGAACATCAACTGCAGGCAACAGGGTATTCCCTGCTTGCCGGGATTGATGAAGCTGGCAGGGGGCCGCTGGCAGGTCCAGTACTTATTGCTGCAGTTATTTTACCGTTGGACTGCTATTTGCCAGGCTTAAATGATTCAAAAAAACTTACAGCTGCGCAGCGGGAGAAATTGTATCAGAATATTAAAGATGTGGCTCTCGCTGTCAATTCCTGTATAGTCGGTGTGCAAACAATTGATGCGATTAATATATATCAGGCCACGGTAAGAGGTATGTACAGTGCTGTTGCCGGGCTGTCGCCGGCACCACAGGCGGTACTTGTCGATGCCGTCCCGTTACCCCGTCTTACGGTTCCCTATAAAGCAATTATCGGTGGCGATCAGGTAAGTGCCTCAATTGCGGCGGCATCCATTATTGCCAAGGTAGAACGTGATCAGCTTATGAATGAGCTTGACTGCCAATATCCAATGTACGGCTTTGGCCGTCATAAAGGCTATGGCACTCAGGAACACATGGAAGCCCTTAAAGAATACGGACCATGCCCGCAGCACCGGCGGAGCTTTGCCCCGGTCAGGGAGGCTGAAGCCGCCGGCAGATAATAAGAGCTTGTGTCAATCTTCCACTTGCCGGAAAATATCCCGTCAGTATCCACAGGTTGGCAAGACACTAGTTAATATAATCTGGATAGTACTTAGTAGATAGAACATGAAAACGGTGGCATATAGCCACCGTTTTGATTTGGAAAGTGTATTATCAGGACGTTTACCTGGCACTGCCCCACCCACAATTTTTTCCATTAAGGAGTTGCTTTTTAAGGCTATACTCTATAGTGAATTCAAGGTTTTTCCTATCCCTTTCATTGTGGTGTAGGTTGAGCTTCAGATATTCGTTGCTCATAATATCACCTCCAATGATTAGATTACCCCAATAAAATAAATTGATAACTGCATTTAAATATTAGACGCGGTCTGCCTTTTCCCGCTCATCCTGCAATTGCTTTAAGGTATCCAGATAGGCCCCGTCGGCGGGCTCCGTTGGCGGTACAACCGGCTGAACCGGGTTTTCCCGGGCAGCTTTCCGGCTTTTTTTATCCACTCGTTATCACCTCCGCTATTAGCTTCCCCAGGTTAGCGGCGGACATGCTGTGGCAAAATCTGGAGAACAGGCAGTCAGTTATTCTTTAATCTGAAATTGTTGTCCCGGGGATGCCAGCCTTTTTTGCCAATAAATATATCTTTGCCTGGCATCTCACGGTCGTCTCTATATAGATCAAATTTCACTGTTTTCCCTTTTCTTATATTAAAGTTGATTTCGTCAAGCCCGCGGCCGGTAAAGCGAAACCGGATTGTGTTATGATCCCGGTCGACTTTAACAAAATCACCATTCTCCAGCTCTTTCTCCTGAATATTATAAAAACGACCATCGGTTTGAATCACACCGGTAAATACATGCCGGCCACGCAAATTAGTTGATTTTACATGAAACACATCATTACGGTCATGCCAGATCGATAAACTGGCAGTATTCATTAATTGTCCCAATGTTTGTTCCGGACGACCTTCAGAACGGTCACTCCAAGCAAAGGCAGTGCCGGATAATGTGACCATAAGACAGGTAATCACACAGAGAATTAGTTTTTTCAAGGCGAATCATCTCTCCTACGCATTCATTGCTACCATTATGTAACAAAAGTTTGACAAAACTATGACAATGAAAACAGGAAAACTTCAGTGTTCAGAGACTCTGATACTGTCTCTTAAATATTTTAGTACCTGCAGGCCGTCTGCGGTTAACACAGTTCCGGTACCATTACAGACAGGACAAGCCTTGTTAGCGATTTTTCCGCACCCGT contains:
- a CDS encoding ribonuclease HII → MDTRQMTVAQITTLLSQPDLSLHITNSLKTDVRLSVQRLVDRWEARCLAEQRERKRVQALYKYEHQLQATGYSLLAGIDEAGRGPLAGPVLIAAVILPLDCYLPGLNDSKKLTAAQREKLYQNIKDVALAVNSCIVGVQTIDAINIYQATVRGMYSAVAGLSPAPQAVLVDAVPLPRLTVPYKAIIGGDQVSASIAAASIIAKVERDQLMNELDCQYPMYGFGRHKGYGTQEHMEALKEYGPCPQHRRSFAPVREAEAAGR
- a CDS encoding tryptophan RNA-binding attenuation protein: MDNNLQLEKECSTCNGCGKIANKACPVCNGTGTVLTADGLQVLKYLRDSIRVSEH
- the rplS gene encoding 50S ribosomal protein L19 encodes the protein MNIIQILEQEQLRQDIPSFKAGDTVRVHVKVVEGTRERIQVFEGVVIKRQGTGVRETFTVRRVSYNVGVERTFPVHSPRIDKIEVMRRGIVRRAKLYYLRNLTGKAARIREKR
- the ylqF gene encoding ribosome biogenesis GTPase YlqF, with translation MHIHWFPGHMAKAQRMIREQLSLIDVVIELLDARIPVSSANPVITELVGTKPRVVALNKSDLAEPARTAEWLQHFRGRGFTTALLDAASGKGSKELVNRVEAEAGEKLARLMAKGIKGRAVRAMILGIPNVGKSSLINRLLGTATAKTGDKPGVTRGQQWLKVGKNLELLDTPGVLWPRMDDQEVAFKLAVTGAIKDDIYDMEKVILKLLCILREQYANRLCERYKLSEAGLPAEAGELLTLIGTKRGCLKVGGIVDHDKVRRIILTDFRAGKLGQFTLDHPDQLTAD
- the lepB gene encoding signal peptidase I, which gives rise to MSSTNLGEEIKDWIISILIAIVLAFFIRYFIVELYMVEGPSMRPTLVNGERLIVNKFIYRFKTPERGEVLVFRYPRDPSRDFIKRVIAVAGDTVEIKDGRVFVNGQLLNESYILERTRGSYPAATVPEGHVYVMGDNRNNSEDSRFKDVGFVSLELIKGKAVMVFWPIDHIKTLP
- a CDS encoding RNA methyltransferase, which codes for MAAPVYLGLVHYPIYNKNNEIITTAITNFDIHDIARTARTYDLLKYFIIHPLDSQKALAEEIINYWQDGYGGQYNPDRKEALSIVEVIPDIAAAVEYITARDGAKPLIVTTDARKYANTVSYGRLRREITDTGRPCLLLFGTGWGMENSVMEQFDYILEPIYGPGSYNHLPVRAAAAIILDRLLGETWWEND